The proteins below come from a single Chrysoperla carnea chromosome 1, inChrCarn1.1, whole genome shotgun sequence genomic window:
- the LOC123297072 gene encoding uncharacterized protein LOC123297072 isoform X2, with the protein MTSRIPVYVILVACNLIPFASQNIINNNIDEEPTIDNIAQDFLKNSENNDLLQNILQSESGKQLGGMVMENLLKSGGGSDLLSGLGSMLTDDKGALDSKMLGSMLKMFTENASDDLNAGRPTRKTSSNEPSLNGLIKDFTGDFLSNGNAMSLLSYLPMLMQTVTSYTEEDIHNHESEHASHSWLVPPVLEKVHIFWDHFTQSELGKSLYSQFGIGKILKNFADKDGNFNFDRFVELMDNQSFRRYWIKKATSSLADIISYFADPMIQKKYFTNVMFLTNGFLKARGYPKQVLFDTNRPTESISAFLSYFTKKYFSYKMDFTEYVRPIVNYVEALIQMAQDQSNALKRGISTHSVADKITDILNMEFIEPILRVFRAYRFGKRVPRCDKYVMCVINQEDQNKDKNNTLMNIRLGLSKISSFLASWFLSSHTNSSYWSLYQAITHSDNACSAVYPQDCSEFHFEELKVTTEYYHNEL; encoded by the exons aTGACGTCACGAATACCAGTATATGTAATATTAGTAGCATGTAATTTAATACCTTTCGcatcacaaaatataataaataataatatcgacGAAGAACCAACAATCGATAATATTGCACAAGATTTccttaaaaatagtgaaaacaatgatcttttacaaaatatactaCAATCAGAGAGTGGCAAACAATTAGGTGGCATGGTTATGGAGAACCTTTTAAAGAGTGGTGGTGGTTCAGATTTACTATCTGGTTTGGGTAGCATGTTAACAGACGACAAAGGTGCATTAGATTCAAAAATGTTGGGTagcatgttaaaaatgtttaccGAGAATGCATCAGATGACTTAAATGCTGGTCGACCAACACGTAAAACATCATCGAACGAGCCATCTTTAAATGGTTTAATCAAAGATTTTACGGGAGACTTTTTATCAAATGGAAATGCTATGTCCTTATTATCCTACTTACCAATGTTGATGCAAACAGTTACGTCATACACAGAGGAAGATATTCATAATCATGAAAGTGAACATGCGTCCCATTCGTGGCTAGTACCACCAGTGTTGGAAAAGGTCCACATTTTTTGGGATCACTTTACACAATCTGAATTAGGTAAATCATTGTATTCACAATTtggaattggaaaaattttaaagaattttgccGATAAAGACGGTAACTTCAATTTTGATCGATTTGTTGAATTAATGGACAATCAATCATTCCGACGGTATTGGATTAAGAAAGCAACAAGTTCTTTGGCTGATATTATTAGCTATTTTGCTGATCCAATGATTCAAAAAAA gtattttaCGAATGTTATGTTCTTAACCAATGGATTCTTAAAAGCACGTGGTTATCCAAAACAAGTATTGTTTGACACAAATCGCCCAACAGAATCAATATCAGCATTTTTAAGTTACTTCACAAAGAAATATTTCTCATATAAAATGGATTTCACGGAATATGTGCGGCCAATTGTCAATTATGTTGAG gCTTTAATACAAATGGCACAAGATCAAAGTAATGCATTAAAACGTGGTATTAGCACACATTCAGTGGCTGATAAAATAACCGACATATTAAATATGGAATTTATTGAACCAATATTACGTGTATTTAGAGCGTATCGGTTTGGTAAACGTGTTCCTAGATGTGATAAATATGTGATGTGTGTAATCAATCAAGAGGACcaaaacaaagataaaaataatacattgatGAATATACGATTAGGTTTAAGTAAAATATCTAGTTTTCTCGCCAGTTGGTTCTTAAGTTCACATACAAATTCATCATATTGGTCATTATATCAAGCAATTACGCATAGTGATAATGCTTGTTCg
- the LOC123297072 gene encoding uncharacterized protein LOC123297072 isoform X1: protein MLRKMTSRIPVYVILVACNLIPFASQNIINNNIDEEPTIDNIAQDFLKNSENNDLLQNILQSESGKQLGGMVMENLLKSGGGSDLLSGLGSMLTDDKGALDSKMLGSMLKMFTENASDDLNAGRPTRKTSSNEPSLNGLIKDFTGDFLSNGNAMSLLSYLPMLMQTVTSYTEEDIHNHESEHASHSWLVPPVLEKVHIFWDHFTQSELGKSLYSQFGIGKILKNFADKDGNFNFDRFVELMDNQSFRRYWIKKATSSLADIISYFADPMIQKKYFTNVMFLTNGFLKARGYPKQVLFDTNRPTESISAFLSYFTKKYFSYKMDFTEYVRPIVNYVEALIQMAQDQSNALKRGISTHSVADKITDILNMEFIEPILRVFRAYRFGKRVPRCDKYVMCVINQEDQNKDKNNTLMNIRLGLSKISSFLASWFLSSHTNSSYWSLYQAITHSDNACSAVYPQDCSEFHFEELKVTTEYYHNEL, encoded by the exons ATGCTAAG aaagaTGACGTCACGAATACCAGTATATGTAATATTAGTAGCATGTAATTTAATACCTTTCGcatcacaaaatataataaataataatatcgacGAAGAACCAACAATCGATAATATTGCACAAGATTTccttaaaaatagtgaaaacaatgatcttttacaaaatatactaCAATCAGAGAGTGGCAAACAATTAGGTGGCATGGTTATGGAGAACCTTTTAAAGAGTGGTGGTGGTTCAGATTTACTATCTGGTTTGGGTAGCATGTTAACAGACGACAAAGGTGCATTAGATTCAAAAATGTTGGGTagcatgttaaaaatgtttaccGAGAATGCATCAGATGACTTAAATGCTGGTCGACCAACACGTAAAACATCATCGAACGAGCCATCTTTAAATGGTTTAATCAAAGATTTTACGGGAGACTTTTTATCAAATGGAAATGCTATGTCCTTATTATCCTACTTACCAATGTTGATGCAAACAGTTACGTCATACACAGAGGAAGATATTCATAATCATGAAAGTGAACATGCGTCCCATTCGTGGCTAGTACCACCAGTGTTGGAAAAGGTCCACATTTTTTGGGATCACTTTACACAATCTGAATTAGGTAAATCATTGTATTCACAATTtggaattggaaaaattttaaagaattttgccGATAAAGACGGTAACTTCAATTTTGATCGATTTGTTGAATTAATGGACAATCAATCATTCCGACGGTATTGGATTAAGAAAGCAACAAGTTCTTTGGCTGATATTATTAGCTATTTTGCTGATCCAATGATTCAAAAAAA gtattttaCGAATGTTATGTTCTTAACCAATGGATTCTTAAAAGCACGTGGTTATCCAAAACAAGTATTGTTTGACACAAATCGCCCAACAGAATCAATATCAGCATTTTTAAGTTACTTCACAAAGAAATATTTCTCATATAAAATGGATTTCACGGAATATGTGCGGCCAATTGTCAATTATGTTGAG gCTTTAATACAAATGGCACAAGATCAAAGTAATGCATTAAAACGTGGTATTAGCACACATTCAGTGGCTGATAAAATAACCGACATATTAAATATGGAATTTATTGAACCAATATTACGTGTATTTAGAGCGTATCGGTTTGGTAAACGTGTTCCTAGATGTGATAAATATGTGATGTGTGTAATCAATCAAGAGGACcaaaacaaagataaaaataatacattgatGAATATACGATTAGGTTTAAGTAAAATATCTAGTTTTCTCGCCAGTTGGTTCTTAAGTTCACATACAAATTCATCATATTGGTCATTATATCAAGCAATTACGCATAGTGATAATGCTTGTTCg